In Etheostoma cragini isolate CJK2018 chromosome 15, CSU_Ecrag_1.0, whole genome shotgun sequence, the DNA window GAGGAACAAGAAGGGAGGAATATGGCATGATAAattgaggagaaaaagaaaaggtaatcAGTTGTGGGGAAGAGGAAAAGCAGTAGAGAAAACAGGTAGGACACTGGGGAGAAAGTGGCGGGAGATGCTggcaatgggggggggggggggggggggggggggggggggggggggagataagCAATAGGCAGATGATTGAAGATGAAATCGAAACAGAGGGATAGTAGGCCTAGgtggagaaacaaaaagacCCAATTGGCAGGTGGAGAGGGAAGAGGGCCAGTGAAGTGCTGggatgaagagaaggagggataGGGAGATGTTGCCAAGCACATGAAAAGTGATAGCGTGGTAGTGGGGGGCTAAGGTACAGGAGGATATGCAGATATTTGTATGATAACATGATTAAGTTACATGTTCTAGACCTATAACAGAGGTAGCAAAGAGACTGCGTCAACGTCTTGAGTATCATACCTGATTGGTTGTATCTTTAATATGGCATGGGCTACCTGTTCGGCTGCAGGAGGTAATAATGTGTCTTTTCATTGTTGGGACACGATTAGCATTTCGCTAACTGCCTTCGAATAACTTATGTGACAGTGCAGTCCGAATCTGGTACACCAACAGTGTCAAATTAGGCAAGCGTAGCCTACTTACAAAAGGTCCACTTACTTTGTATTTCTAAAGCTTTCAACACTATCCCGTGGCCTTCCTCGGAGGGTGGAGTTGTCGTAATGCAAtttgatgaagaagaagaaaaaaactaccatgacctttttaactttttgtttgaatttataTAAGCTCTGTGACAACGATGCAGATTAAATAAATTAGCTTCCGGTGCAGGTGGATGCAGCCTTTGCTTTAGGTGTGTTCGCTGTTAATACATTCATGGTTCgttgaatagacagttaaagaaagattCACTGCCGTAGCGCTGCCGCCATCTTGTGGATTATTTCAGCACCGCTTCGGCGCTTCCGTTCAGTTTGAACCTAGCATGTAGCCGTAAGGAGGAACAAACGTCGCCTTAGCAACGAATATGGTTTTTACGGTTTTTTCCACACAGTGGTTTTAAACTAAAACACTAAAGTAGCAGCAATATTCTTCTAAACTGGGTTAAATTTCTTAATAAGCAAATGAGCTTTAAAGTTTCAGGTTACTAACTGAAGCCGTGATGGCTACAAGCAACCCGTCAGTGTTTCTTCTCTCGGTTAACGGACAAATTGAGGGAGCAAACGTAAGTGGTACTTTTGAGTTTAGCCtagcctagctagctagtagctaacagctaatttcaTCAAGATAGCGTTACGTTAACGATCAACGTCATAACGTGGCGTGAATTTGTCTAAATTCTAAGTCTGTGTTTCATtactttcatgtatttttttgtgtttcagtttcCAGAGTATGACAATTTATACTGCAAATATAGTTTTGTCTACGGCCACGACTGGGCTCCCACGTCGGTAAGTAGCTGGCTTTACTCTACTTTATTGAGGTATGATTATGTTCGGTATTAAATAAGCAAGCTAGTATTTTAATGTTCTGGGCTAACTACTCTAACGCTACTTAGCGTTATCTAAAGTAAGTTTAATGTCAACCAACGcattgcatgtttgcatgtagAAGTTCGTCTGTAGCTAAAGGAACAAgggaaatagttttttttacctctggATTGTAAATTGAAGTAACAAATAAAGTCTCTGAAAATGTACATCATTTAATGGCTGTCTACGTCATaagtaaaataactattaatCAATACCAACGacacaaaaaaagcacttaTGCCATGATGTCCAGACAACATGCAGTGGCTTGCATacgtttacacacacatgctaaagttgattaaaagaggaatgataaaaaaatatatatatatatatatagtaaactGATCATaaagccttaattaaaaaaatatcttaaatgtATTGGCATGGCAAACTTTCCGTAAGAttatctctcaatgcaaattaaaccagctattaagctaactgaaataatcCTGGATGTGgaggtgtgtatacttatgccccctgtattttaaggaagaaactgtatttatttacaaaacagtattcattcacaaagaaaattggtatcTTTAAAAGTATggattttccttcttttttgttaattaagGTATTAGGATCGattttcaaaagatttttttatttgtctttttaatctactttaaaatgggtgtgtaaacttaggCAAGCCACTGTAGAACCCTCGTCACATGCATACAATCTTAGCTAAATTAAGTAGACATCTCTGGGTATAATCTTTTTAGCATGTCTTTGTGTCCGTTTCTCTGTAGGGGTTGGAGGAAGGCATCACTCAAATAACATGTAAAGGAAGTGAGTCCTCACACAAATTAATATGGAACTTCCCACTGGAGACAACGTTTAAGAGTACAAACCCCTCTGGATGTGagcattacacacaaacacacacacacacacattcaaagtagccttcatacatacatacattaataaTTAACATTGATAGGTATCTCTGATACCACATGTtaataaaactgaaagaaaatataactACGGCAAAATGAAGACGTCATTTTCCCTTCCCAGGGCCTCAGCTCGTAGTGAGTGTGTATGGTCCAGATGTGTTTGGCAACGATGTGGTCAGAGGCTACGGAGCAACACACATCCCCTTCACACCTGGACAGTCAGTATTACCTCCATGTACTTCCTTCTGTAAAGGAACACCTATCTTGgcaccagttttttttttttttttgcacaaatgcTTGCATCAAAGTGAGTTAGTAAAAATGAACATCCCTGCCTGAAGCATGTGAATATTGCTTGTTTCCCTCACAAAAACTCAGCTTGAACACAGCAAGGTACGATgtgattttgattgttttgttttttgtttatgctCATTGTCTATTTTCTAATTTTTGTAGACACACACGGACCATCCCCATGTTTGTTCCTGAGCCCACGTGGAGACTACAGAAATTcacgaggtgtgtgtgtgtgtgttttcattaattACATTCTCAGTACTTCACATCGGTATGTGTTGTTTGCCAGCTGCTGTTATCAGTGCAATTTTAGATGTTACTAATGGATGCACATTGTTTTCTCTCCAAGTTAATGTAGTAGGTGGTGCTTTAATGGTCATGCAGGCTTCCTAGTTGTACTTTACATTAATTATATTAACacctcacttcctgtctgccaGGGAGAACTTTTCATTGGAGTGATTTAGAATagcattatttttaaataatctttattCTAACAGTATATCAAAACCTCAATTCACTTtaatgtgtctctttctctcggtagtttaacatgtttttccttttttatttagctgGCTGTTAGGACGGCGGCCAGAGTACACAGACCCTAAAGTAGTGGCCCAGGGTGAAGGCAGAGAAGGTACGTTGTGcatttgtctgtattttttccttttcttttccattgTTTAAATTAACATGTGAGGTACGCAGCAGTTCTCACctcagaaaaaacatttggtgGAACAAAAAATAGCAGAAAACTCAGTAATTTCTAAGGTAGGCTACTTTTAAGCTGATCTGGACTATGTAACAAAATTAACTGGATCCATGAA includes these proteins:
- the b9d1 gene encoding B9 domain-containing protein 1 isoform X1, with protein sequence MATSNPSVFLLSVNGQIEGANFPEYDNLYCKYSFVYGHDWAPTSGLEEGITQITCKGSESSHKLIWNFPLETTFKSTNPSGWPQLVVSVYGPDVFGNDVVRGYGATHIPFTPGQHTRTIPMFVPEPTWRLQKFTSWLLGRRPEYTDPKVVAQGEGREVTRVCSQGFVTVSFHIITKDMKKMGYDTGPANLVNTPSATSGWSTGEQAYTME
- the b9d1 gene encoding B9 domain-containing protein 1 isoform X2 gives rise to the protein MATSNPSVFLLSVNGQIEGANFPEYDNLYCKYSFVYGHDWAPTSGLEEGITQITCKGSESSHKLIWNFPLETTFKSTNPSGWPQLVVSVYGPDVFGNDVVRGYGATHIPFTPGQHTRTIPMFVPEPTWRLQKFTSWLLGRRPEYTDPKVVAQGEGREGFVTVSFHIITKDMKKMGYDTGPANLVNTPSATSGWSTGEQAYTME